A genome region from Planifilum fimeticola includes the following:
- a CDS encoding SDR family oxidoreductase, which translates to MRGYSSYDAGGVPGTCLVIGGSGRVGSRVVVQLVERGRPVRALVRPDSSIRRLAPVLSRIRLVAGDVRNPDSLAEAVRGVHQVIWAAGISPVRPGKPEDIDQVEVEGVRHLIEACKRESVAYITYLSCMYASPEARSALFRAKWRAEESIRRSGISHTILRSSVIIHPGRRFYCQIPAIHWWEKAPGIPHALPSFRNSPIASDDVAGCLIDASLNPRVRGRTVDIGGPGALSPSDWIRLAGEERGKPFKEWAIPTSLAEAGLWLGSRLFPGRMLSREIFRDMVGQDAVVDPEAMKELFPHVSLTPVRELIRRMKEKTADL; encoded by the coding sequence ATGCGTGGGTATTCGTCCTACGACGCGGGAGGAGTTCCGGGAACCTGCTTGGTGATCGGCGGCAGCGGTCGGGTGGGAAGCCGGGTCGTCGTTCAGTTGGTGGAACGGGGCCGACCGGTTCGCGCTTTGGTGCGCCCCGATTCGTCCATCCGCCGGTTGGCCCCCGTTTTGTCCCGGATTCGGCTGGTTGCGGGGGATGTGAGAAATCCCGATTCCTTGGCTGAAGCGGTCCGCGGCGTTCACCAGGTGATCTGGGCGGCGGGGATTTCCCCAGTCCGTCCCGGCAAGCCGGAGGATATCGACCAGGTGGAGGTAGAGGGCGTCCGACACCTGATTGAAGCCTGCAAGCGGGAGTCGGTCGCCTATATCACCTACCTCTCGTGCATGTACGCATCGCCGGAGGCCCGGTCAGCTCTGTTTCGAGCGAAGTGGCGGGCGGAGGAATCCATCCGCCGGTCAGGCATATCCCATACCATTTTGCGCTCATCCGTCATCATTCATCCCGGCAGGAGATTTTACTGCCAAATCCCGGCCATCCACTGGTGGGAAAAGGCTCCGGGGATTCCGCACGCGCTCCCATCTTTCCGGAACAGCCCGATCGCCAGCGACGACGTGGCCGGGTGCCTGATCGACGCTTCCCTCAACCCGCGCGTTCGCGGGCGGACCGTGGATATCGGCGGGCCGGGGGCCCTTTCCCCCTCCGACTGGATTCGGCTGGCCGGCGAGGAACGGGGGAAGCCCTTCAAGGAATGGGCGATTCCGACTTCCTTGGCCGAGGCGGGATTGTGGCTCGGATCCCGTCTGTTTCCCGGCCGGATGCTTTCACGGGAAATCTTTCGGGACATGGTCGGACAGGATGCCGTGGTGGACCCCGAAGCCATGAAGGAGCTTTTTCCCCATGTTTCGCTGACGCCCGTCCGCGAACTGATCCGCCGGATGAAGGAGAAAACCGCCGATCTTTAA
- the tyrS gene encoding tyrosine--tRNA ligase — translation METEIRPEVRKEVERQLAVLRRGAAEIIPEEDLAEKLRRSIETGKPLKVKLGLDPSAPDIHIGHTVVLHKLRQFQELGHIVQLVIGDFTGRIGDPTGKSETRRQLSEEEVKANAETYTRQLFKILSPDRTEVHFNSTWLKPLTFMEVTELAAKCTVARMLERDDFAKRYHSGQAISVHEFFYPLMQGYDSVALKSDVEMGGTDQKFNLLMGRQLQREYGQPEQVIMMMPLLEGLDGVKKMSKSLGNYIGIDEPPNEMYGKTMSIPDELMVKYYELATDLSLEELNRVKEGLEKGTLHPRDAKMRLAHTFVRMYHGQEAADEAERHFRTVFQQGKLPEEMDEVEISPSELKEGKMWIVRLLNRLGLVNSNGEARRFIQQSAVRIDGEKVTDTDAELPVTDGMVVQVGKRRFAKVKLVQG, via the coding sequence ATGGAAACCGAGATTCGACCGGAGGTGCGGAAGGAGGTGGAGCGCCAGCTGGCCGTACTTCGCCGGGGAGCGGCGGAGATCATCCCCGAGGAGGACCTGGCCGAGAAACTGCGCCGCTCCATCGAGACGGGCAAGCCCCTCAAGGTGAAGCTGGGGTTGGATCCCTCGGCGCCGGACATTCACATCGGTCACACGGTGGTGCTTCACAAGTTGCGCCAGTTTCAGGAGCTGGGGCATATCGTTCAGCTGGTGATCGGCGACTTCACCGGGCGGATCGGCGATCCCACGGGAAAATCGGAGACGCGTCGCCAATTGTCGGAGGAGGAGGTGAAGGCCAACGCGGAGACCTACACCCGGCAGTTGTTCAAAATTCTCTCCCCCGATCGGACGGAGGTTCATTTCAACAGCACGTGGCTGAAACCCCTCACTTTCATGGAAGTGACGGAACTGGCCGCCAAGTGCACGGTGGCACGCATGCTGGAGCGGGATGATTTCGCCAAGCGGTACCACAGCGGTCAGGCCATCAGCGTCCACGAGTTTTTCTATCCCTTGATGCAGGGTTACGATTCCGTCGCCCTGAAGAGCGATGTGGAGATGGGAGGAACCGATCAGAAGTTCAACCTGCTCATGGGTCGCCAGCTGCAGCGGGAGTACGGCCAGCCGGAACAGGTCATCATGATGATGCCGCTCCTCGAGGGGCTGGACGGGGTCAAAAAGATGAGCAAGAGTCTGGGCAATTACATCGGCATCGACGAGCCGCCGAATGAGATGTACGGCAAGACGATGTCGATTCCCGATGAGCTGATGGTGAAGTATTACGAACTGGCCACCGATTTGTCCCTGGAGGAGTTGAATCGGGTAAAGGAAGGGCTGGAGAAGGGCACGCTCCATCCCCGGGACGCCAAGATGCGCCTGGCTCACACCTTCGTCCGGATGTATCACGGACAGGAGGCCGCCGATGAAGCGGAGCGCCATTTCCGCACCGTCTTCCAGCAGGGAAAGCTGCCGGAGGAGATGGATGAGGTGGAGATTTCCCCTTCCGAATTGAAGGAAGGAAAGATGTGGATCGTTCGTCTGCTGAACCGCCTGGGACTTGTCAACTCCAACGGGGAGGCGCGGCGTTTCATCCAGCAGTCGGCCGTCCGGATCGACGGGGAGAAGGTGACCGACACGGACGCGGAACTTCCCGTGACCGACGGGATGGTGGTCCAGGTCGGGAAGCGCCGCTTTGCCAAAGTCAAATTGGTTCAGGGATAG